A window of the Pyrodictium abyssi genome harbors these coding sequences:
- a CDS encoding PIN domain-containing protein: MTLAARESTLIGLDTNILVYALDSLAGEKHSIAVDIMEDMLLNPDKYAISIQNFSELVYVVKRKLPSQLGLAIELIEAIAAAGVRILYYTPAEVIQAARYPRKRFWEHAPRIHVP, encoded by the coding sequence ATGACCTTAGCCGCGAGAGAATCTACTCTGATAGGGCTTGATACGAACATTCTTGTCTACGCACTTGACAGTCTCGCTGGCGAGAAACACAGTATCGCAGTGGATATAATGGAGGACATGCTACTCAACCCAGACAAGTATGCGATCTCGATACAGAACTTCTCTGAACTCGTGTACGTCGTTAAGAGGAAGCTACCTAGCCAGCTGGGTCTAGCAATAGAGCTAATAGAGGCAATTGCGGCGGCTGGCGTAAGGATACTCTACTATACGCCTGCCGAGGTTATACAGGCAGCCCGTTACCCGCGTAAACGTTTCTGGGAACATGCTCCTCGCATACACGTACCTTAA
- a CDS encoding nitroreductase family protein produces the protein MVVYWLGGVECRSCLDVIGGHASVRRFRPEPVDPRDLEKILEAARRAPTSWNLQPLTVTAVTDPELRKKLAEAVGGQEHVAEAPVFLVFSVDYHKLLEAARAVGVEPADPGLGHLVVGALDAGIASGWAALAAEELGYGVVFIALYSNPCRVADILGLPRRVIPVVGLCIGRPAEHPEPRPRHPMEVFAAENRYPSPEGMAEKVSSVYGQKAGKLFRYVLAPSGYYESVGETLLRCMEERGYKTPAK, from the coding sequence ATGGTGGTCTACTGGCTGGGAGGCGTGGAGTGCAGGTCGTGCCTGGACGTAATCGGTGGGCATGCTAGTGTGCGCCGCTTCCGCCCCGAGCCCGTAGACCCCCGGGACCTCGAGAAGATACTGGAGGCTGCCCGCCGCGCCCCGACATCGTGGAACCTCCAGCCGCTCACAGTGACAGCCGTCACAGACCCAGAGCTCCGCAAGAAGCTAGCCGAGGCCGTGGGCGGCCAGGAGCACGTAGCGGAGGCCCCCGTCTTCCTAGTGTTTAGCGTAGACTACCATAAGCTGCTGGAGGCTGCGCGCGCGGTGGGCGTGGAGCCGGCAGACCCCGGCCTAGGCCACCTCGTGGTAGGCGCGCTAGACGCCGGGATAGCCTCCGGCTGGGCGGCCCTAGCCGCGGAGGAGCTCGGCTACGGCGTCGTATTCATAGCGCTCTACTCCAACCCGTGCCGCGTCGCCGACATCCTTGGGCTCCCCCGCCGCGTTATCCCGGTAGTCGGGCTATGCATAGGCAGGCCGGCTGAGCACCCGGAGCCGAGGCCCCGGCACCCCATGGAGGTGTTCGCTGCCGAGAACCGGTATCCCTCCCCCGAGGGCATGGCGGAGAAGGTGAGCAGCGTCTACGGGCAGAAGGCTGGCAAGCTATTCAGGTACGTGCTGGCCCCTAGCGGCTACTACGAGAGCGTTGGCGAGACCCTGCTCCGCTGCATGGAGGAGCGCGGCTACAAGACGCCGGCCAAGTAA
- the modA gene encoding molybdate ABC transporter substrate-binding protein has product MDKRVLAGAAALAALAALAALYIHGTGKAQTGEAELTVYLCAAAKKPWQELVAEFERETGIRVNAIYGSSGKLYSTIEMTRRGDVFAPASPQYMAKALAEGLVYPDTVRQVVYLLPEIIVPKGNPAGIEKLEDLLKPGIRIAIGDPEHVVIGQYAVELFKHNGMWPKVQKNIVTYAENFAKLATLVAAGTVDAIIGWHVTYYWYPDRTEIVWLKPGQVPEASYIPIAVLKTSKNPEAARKFIEFVTESEYAKRVWSRYHYLTSPEEVEEKAPGARIPSIQEIAEKLASETTASSG; this is encoded by the coding sequence GTGGACAAGCGAGTCCTCGCAGGCGCGGCCGCCCTCGCAGCCCTCGCGGCACTCGCAGCCCTCTACATCCACGGGACAGGCAAGGCCCAGACGGGGGAAGCAGAGCTAACGGTCTACCTCTGCGCTGCCGCGAAGAAGCCCTGGCAGGAGCTCGTCGCCGAGTTCGAGCGCGAGACCGGGATCCGGGTCAACGCCATATACGGGTCCTCCGGCAAGCTATACTCCACGATAGAGATGACCCGCCGCGGCGACGTCTTCGCCCCCGCATCGCCACAGTACATGGCCAAGGCGCTGGCTGAGGGCCTAGTGTACCCCGACACGGTGCGGCAGGTAGTCTACCTCCTACCCGAGATAATAGTCCCCAAGGGCAACCCGGCGGGCATAGAGAAGCTAGAGGACCTCCTAAAGCCCGGCATACGCATAGCCATAGGCGACCCCGAGCACGTGGTCATAGGCCAGTACGCGGTGGAACTCTTCAAGCACAACGGCATGTGGCCCAAGGTGCAGAAGAACATAGTCACCTACGCCGAGAACTTCGCCAAGCTGGCGACCCTCGTAGCAGCCGGCACAGTAGACGCCATCATAGGCTGGCACGTCACATACTACTGGTACCCAGACCGCACCGAGATAGTCTGGCTCAAGCCGGGCCAGGTCCCCGAGGCAAGCTACATACCGATAGCGGTGCTAAAAACCAGCAAGAACCCAGAGGCGGCCAGGAAGTTCATCGAGTTCGTCACGGAGTCCGAGTACGCCAAGCGGGTGTGGAGCCGCTACCACTACCTCACGAGCCCAGAGGAGGTAGAGGAGAAGGCGCCAGGCGCCCGGATACCCAGCATCCAGGAGATAGCAGAGAAGCTAGCATCCGAGACAACGGCCTCCAGCGGCTAA
- a CDS encoding Tfx family DNA-binding protein, with amino-acid sequence MARRFGLLTDKQLTVLALHDSHGLGFSEIARRLGTTRQDAAATYRRAVANVEAAWETLAAYTLATGILVEADEGAILDELVERVIKEADAHGVRLRWGRPELYILLRGLLRSCTEGSRLVKPVAIVLRRDGGLEAYPREKVEHVLEALRSIEPRRG; translated from the coding sequence GTGGCCCGGCGCTTCGGGCTGCTCACAGACAAGCAGCTAACCGTGCTAGCGCTCCACGATAGCCACGGGCTCGGGTTCTCCGAGATAGCGCGGCGGCTAGGCACCACTAGGCAGGACGCTGCCGCGACGTACCGCCGCGCGGTGGCCAACGTTGAGGCCGCGTGGGAGACACTAGCAGCCTACACACTAGCCACAGGCATACTCGTCGAGGCCGACGAGGGGGCTATACTCGACGAGCTGGTGGAGAGAGTCATCAAGGAGGCTGACGCGCACGGGGTAAGGCTGCGCTGGGGTCGGCCCGAGCTATACATACTCCTTCGGGGCCTACTCCGGAGCTGCACAGAGGGCTCCCGGCTGGTCAAGCCGGTGGCTATAGTCCTCCGGAGGGATGGGGGCCTCGAGGCCTACCCCCGTGAAAAGGTGGAGCACGTGCTCGAGGCGCTGCGCAGCATAGAGCCCCGCCGCGGGTAA
- a CDS encoding ABC transporter permease has protein sequence MGADSVALRLPAVGLVLVFAAVLASIFAWSSPSGVARALASSETLFAIGLSLATALAAAGLALVLGVPVAYAMARGLLPGGRVAETLLLIPFGMPPVAVGAALLIFFTNTPPGSLLDELLRVVFTPRGLVVAQFFVVYPMALRVLKTSFASVDPRYEAVARTLGYTRLQTLLRVTLPMARRGVLSAFLLSFIRALGEFGASVTLAGAVRFKTETLPIAIYLSISGGDLDLAVALMTVSVLVAGASVAALLSLEKKG, from the coding sequence ATGGGCGCGGACAGCGTGGCTCTACGCCTGCCAGCGGTCGGCCTCGTACTAGTGTTCGCCGCGGTCCTAGCCTCGATATTCGCCTGGAGCAGCCCCTCGGGGGTCGCCAGGGCTCTAGCCTCGAGCGAGACGCTCTTCGCCATAGGCCTGAGCCTCGCTACAGCCCTCGCCGCGGCGGGGCTTGCCCTGGTCCTCGGCGTGCCAGTCGCCTACGCTATGGCCAGGGGCCTGCTGCCCGGCGGCCGCGTCGCGGAGACGCTGCTCCTCATACCCTTCGGCATGCCGCCGGTGGCGGTGGGTGCGGCTCTCCTCATATTCTTCACCAATACGCCGCCGGGTAGCCTCCTCGACGAGCTGCTGCGCGTAGTCTTCACGCCCCGGGGCCTAGTCGTGGCACAGTTCTTCGTAGTGTACCCCATGGCTCTGCGCGTCCTCAAGACCAGCTTCGCCTCTGTGGACCCCAGGTACGAGGCCGTGGCCCGTACCCTCGGCTACACGAGGCTCCAGACGCTGCTCCGCGTAACCCTGCCCATGGCTAGGCGCGGCGTCCTCTCAGCATTCCTGCTCTCCTTCATACGCGCGCTGGGCGAGTTCGGCGCCTCGGTAACCCTAGCGGGTGCCGTCAGGTTCAAGACAGAGACCCTGCCCATAGCTATCTACCTCTCCATAAGCGGCGGCGACCTGGACCTAGCCGTGGCGCTGATGACGGTCTCCGTCCTGGTGGCCGGGGCCTCGGTAGCCGCCCTACTATCCCTCGAGAAGAAGGGGTAG
- a CDS encoding ABC transporter ATP-binding protein, translating into MTLALRVEDLWVERGGRTVLQGVSLGAEKASVLVVLGPNGAGKTTLLNTIAGLLEPSRGLVEIMGETVYASGPPRVNVPPERRGVALVPQEYALFPHMTVYENIAFGLRARRLPEEEIRARVREMAELLGLTGLLDRHPGQLSGGQRQRVALARALAVEPKLLLMDEPFSAMDAPSRERLRTELRGILRRLRVTTVMVTHSFADAWSIGDRIAILRGGRLVADAPPGELATRPLRYGAAEFLGYTVLEARVLETRGDTVVLEVEGLGRLEAKADAALEPGARARVAIRPDDIVVSGKPVARVNTYAARVAEALVTRYGVRLRLEAGSVTLQVEQARGPLLATLGRLPGPGDTLYIHIPPDLVDVAPS; encoded by the coding sequence TTGACGCTGGCTCTCCGCGTCGAGGACCTCTGGGTAGAACGCGGCGGCCGGACAGTACTCCAGGGCGTGAGCCTGGGCGCCGAGAAGGCCTCAGTCCTGGTAGTGCTCGGCCCCAACGGCGCCGGGAAGACCACGCTGCTGAACACTATAGCGGGCCTCCTGGAGCCCAGCCGCGGCCTAGTAGAGATCATGGGCGAGACCGTCTACGCGAGCGGCCCGCCCCGAGTCAACGTGCCGCCGGAGCGGCGCGGCGTAGCACTCGTGCCCCAGGAGTACGCGCTCTTCCCCCACATGACCGTCTACGAGAACATCGCCTTCGGGCTCCGCGCCCGCCGGCTCCCCGAGGAGGAGATAAGGGCCCGCGTACGCGAGATGGCGGAGCTCCTCGGCCTCACCGGGCTCCTCGACCGGCACCCGGGCCAGCTCAGTGGCGGCCAGCGGCAGCGCGTAGCACTGGCGAGGGCCCTCGCCGTGGAGCCCAAGCTCCTCCTCATGGACGAGCCGTTCAGCGCCATGGATGCTCCTAGCAGGGAGCGGCTCCGCACCGAGCTACGGGGTATACTCCGCCGGCTCCGCGTCACCACGGTGATGGTTACACACAGCTTCGCGGACGCTTGGAGCATCGGCGACCGGATAGCGATACTCCGCGGCGGCCGCCTGGTAGCTGACGCGCCGCCAGGCGAGCTAGCCACCAGGCCCCTACGCTACGGCGCGGCCGAGTTCCTAGGCTACACTGTGCTAGAGGCCCGAGTGCTAGAGACCAGGGGGGACACAGTAGTGCTCGAGGTCGAGGGCCTAGGCCGGCTAGAAGCCAAAGCCGATGCAGCTCTGGAGCCCGGGGCCCGCGCCCGGGTAGCCATAAGGCCTGACGACATAGTGGTCTCAGGGAAGCCCGTAGCCCGGGTTAACACCTACGCTGCCCGCGTAGCCGAGGCCCTCGTCACCCGCTACGGCGTACGCCTACGCCTCGAAGCAGGCAGCGTCACGCTCCAGGTAGAGCAGGCCAGAGGCCCACTACTAGCAACGCTAGGCCGCCTACCAGGGCCCGGGGACACCCTCTACATCCACATACCGCCAGACCTGGTAGACGTGGCGCCGAGCTAG
- a CDS encoding PaREP1 family protein, with product MAQFARALEKPLPKPEKNLVGYASARVLEALLEGILALEFLKQGYTRSAAGKAFQAWRALTAAILALEKEKLEKHMERNEQRRWLEEVAIPRVPSSKLKPLSRLVEKSGYSYFSLYTDRALDLHDYQLHGPDPSGELSKYPSESDAVEDILSLLQELLRIVTARAKPSLEKAKAWSKSHDEAARQLEEKLAKILQSHTGSSGA from the coding sequence TTGGCGCAGTTTGCTCGTGCACTGGAGAAGCCGCTACCAAAGCCCGAGAAGAACCTAGTAGGCTACGCCTCTGCCCGTGTCCTGGAGGCCCTGCTAGAGGGTATACTCGCTCTCGAGTTCCTCAAGCAGGGTTACACGAGGAGCGCCGCCGGGAAGGCGTTCCAGGCCTGGAGAGCACTGACGGCGGCGATACTAGCCCTAGAGAAGGAGAAGCTGGAGAAGCATATGGAGAGGAATGAGCAGAGGAGATGGCTAGAGGAGGTAGCGATACCCCGGGTACCCAGTAGCAAGCTTAAGCCGCTGTCTAGGCTCGTGGAGAAGAGTGGCTACAGCTACTTCTCCCTCTACACCGACCGGGCGCTTGACCTCCACGACTACCAGCTCCACGGCCCGGACCCCTCCGGGGAGCTGAGCAAGTACCCTAGCGAGAGCGACGCGGTAGAAGACATCCTGTCACTGCTGCAGGAGCTGCTACGCATAGTAACTGCCAGAGCCAAGCCTAGCCTAGAAAAGGCAAAAGCCTGGTCTAAGAGCCATGACGAGGCGGCTAGGCAGCTAGAGGAGAAACTAGCAAAGATACTCCAAAGTCATACGGGGAGTTCCGGAGCATGA
- a CDS encoding class I SAM-dependent methyltransferase, which produces MSGKVAPWIPTPVSVVYAALEAAWAGPCDVVYDLGSGDGRAVVIAARDFCVEKAVGVELDPALVELSKAKARMDGVAGRVEIVEDDFFRVSIRGATLVYIYLYMSINEKLRPKLEEELRPGARVVTIDFPVPGWTPVYTRRLRDENDILRTVHVYVIGVSDQRWTRLGTRLEEPGPELEALVHCTRDPPPGCRPRRGPRAGSG; this is translated from the coding sequence TTGAGCGGCAAAGTGGCGCCCTGGATCCCGACGCCGGTCAGCGTTGTGTACGCTGCCCTGGAGGCTGCGTGGGCTGGGCCCTGCGACGTTGTCTACGACCTGGGCTCCGGCGACGGCCGGGCAGTGGTGATAGCCGCTAGGGACTTCTGCGTGGAGAAGGCTGTCGGCGTGGAGCTCGACCCGGCGCTCGTGGAGCTCTCCAAGGCCAAGGCGAGGATGGACGGTGTAGCCGGCCGCGTAGAGATAGTCGAGGACGACTTCTTCAGGGTGAGCATCCGCGGGGCCACGCTCGTCTACATCTACCTGTACATGAGCATCAACGAGAAGCTGAGGCCTAAGCTAGAGGAGGAGCTGAGGCCCGGCGCCCGGGTGGTTACGATAGACTTCCCTGTGCCAGGCTGGACGCCGGTCTACACCCGGAGGCTCCGCGACGAGAACGACATACTCCGCACAGTACACGTCTACGTGATAGGCGTCAGCGACCAGCGCTGGACGAGGCTAGGCACACGGCTAGAGGAGCCCGGCCCCGAGCTGGAAGCCCTGGTACACTGCACCCGGGACCCGCCGCCCGGCTGTAGGCCTCGCCGCGGCCCCCGAGCGGGCAGCGGGTAG
- a CDS encoding radical SAM protein, translating to MRVEERLGLRRLAGWGRRRVYIVEEPLPLMGVIQFGVIDRGTNVLQVRPTTVCPLSCVFCSVDAGPGSRWRQAEYIVEPRWLAQWVEEAAREKGVSVEALIDGVGDPFSYPWLPRLVRLLKETGVVASVAAETHGGTLTRELVDRLEEAGLDRVNLSIESLDPEKARRLAGAPWYDVERVRKVAEYIARETSIDLHVTPVWLPGVNDKDIVEIIEWAYRIGAGKRWPPVTVQKYIAHRHGRRPPGVREPSWDEYWEWIRELEKRTGRRLTWSMEEWGMRYAPRVRQPLRRGQVAKLQVVGPGWLRGEQLAATLDRRRLVTLVGARGLEPGDLVLARITRDRDGIFIARVA from the coding sequence TTGAGGGTCGAGGAGAGGCTGGGGCTCCGCAGGCTAGCCGGGTGGGGCCGCCGCCGGGTCTACATAGTGGAGGAGCCGCTCCCCCTCATGGGGGTCATCCAGTTCGGCGTCATAGACCGCGGGACCAACGTGCTCCAGGTCCGGCCCACCACGGTCTGCCCCCTCTCCTGCGTGTTCTGCAGCGTCGACGCGGGCCCCGGGAGCCGGTGGAGACAGGCAGAGTACATCGTGGAGCCCCGGTGGCTAGCCCAGTGGGTCGAGGAGGCGGCCAGAGAGAAGGGCGTCTCGGTCGAGGCCCTGATAGACGGTGTCGGGGACCCGTTCTCCTACCCCTGGCTCCCCAGGCTCGTCCGTCTCCTCAAGGAGACCGGCGTGGTGGCGAGCGTCGCCGCGGAGACCCACGGCGGGACCCTCACCCGGGAGCTGGTGGACCGGCTGGAGGAGGCCGGTCTCGACCGGGTCAACCTCAGCATAGAGTCGCTGGACCCCGAGAAGGCCCGGAGACTCGCCGGGGCGCCATGGTACGACGTGGAGCGTGTCAGGAAGGTAGCCGAGTACATCGCCAGGGAGACTAGCATAGACCTCCACGTCACCCCGGTCTGGCTCCCCGGCGTCAACGACAAGGACATCGTGGAGATAATCGAGTGGGCGTACCGGATAGGCGCGGGGAAGCGCTGGCCACCAGTCACCGTGCAGAAGTACATAGCGCACCGCCACGGCCGCAGGCCGCCCGGCGTGAGGGAGCCCAGCTGGGACGAGTACTGGGAGTGGATACGCGAGCTAGAGAAGAGGACCGGCCGGAGGCTCACATGGAGCATGGAGGAGTGGGGTATGCGCTACGCGCCCCGGGTCCGCCAGCCGCTCCGCAGGGGCCAGGTGGCGAAGCTCCAGGTCGTGGGCCCGGGCTGGCTCCGCGGCGAGCAGCTCGCGGCGACGCTTGACCGGCGCCGGCTCGTCACACTGGTCGGCGCGAGGGGGCTCGAGCCCGGCGACCTAGTGCTGGCGAGGATCACGAGGGACCGCGACGGGATATTCATAGCAAGGGTAGCCTAG
- a CDS encoding O-methyltransferase, producing the protein MLPFGGGEDYFVELLYRVEDESTRIGLTPIQREDGAALYAIGYLYTTMHSSSERDILAVDLGAGIGFSTLWLARGIDEACIGRCRVVAVEKEEPRYHRLRMVLEEAELRNIELEAVRADAVEYLMGLPDESLDIAFVDVEKGLYPLVLRTLEDKLRHGGVAVFHNAYQPRPPDAFFENVRRWPWKSTTVPTRFGLLIAVKMGGGARLPLL; encoded by the coding sequence ATGCTACCGTTCGGGGGCGGCGAGGACTACTTCGTCGAGCTCCTCTACAGGGTGGAGGACGAGTCTACGCGTATAGGGCTGACGCCTATCCAGCGCGAGGACGGGGCCGCGCTCTACGCGATAGGCTACCTGTACACCACAATGCATAGTAGCAGCGAGCGGGACATACTCGCCGTGGACCTGGGGGCGGGGATAGGGTTCTCGACGCTCTGGCTAGCCCGCGGGATAGACGAGGCGTGTATAGGCCGCTGCCGGGTCGTCGCCGTGGAGAAGGAGGAGCCGCGGTACCACCGGCTACGGATGGTCCTCGAGGAGGCTGAGCTCCGCAACATAGAGCTTGAGGCCGTCCGCGCGGACGCCGTGGAGTACCTCATGGGGCTCCCGGACGAGAGCCTAGACATAGCCTTCGTGGACGTGGAGAAGGGTCTCTACCCCCTGGTGCTCCGCACGCTGGAGGACAAGCTCCGCCACGGCGGGGTAGCGGTCTTCCACAACGCGTACCAGCCGCGCCCCCCGGACGCGTTCTTCGAGAACGTGCGGCGCTGGCCCTGGAAGTCCACGACGGTGCCGACCCGGTTCGGCCTCCTCATAGCCGTGAAGATGGGCGGTGGGGCTAGGCTACCCTTGCTATGA
- a CDS encoding metallophosphoesterase, with the protein MELAPGVETVADLPAAYIRRLRALVLADTHLGFEEEAAQQGLYVPRIQLLRTMEVLRQGLDLTGADWVILAGDVKHSFSRLLRSEREELSRVFQYLVRERSVRVTVVRGNHDNYLPIVAKDYGVEIVQELYEKGVLVTHGHRKPQGGYPGRVEVVVIGHEHPSLRLRDRLGYVAKLPAFLSAPYPALQARLVVLPAVGQYQTGTTISLSPDTYLSPILREEVPLAEVKPYVLAEELGVLEFPELALLEDLLDQVEL; encoded by the coding sequence GTGGAGCTAGCGCCGGGCGTCGAGACTGTAGCGGACCTGCCGGCGGCGTACATACGGAGGCTACGCGCACTAGTCCTGGCGGACACGCACCTGGGCTTCGAGGAGGAGGCGGCCCAGCAGGGCCTCTACGTGCCCAGGATACAGCTGCTACGCACCATGGAGGTGCTCCGCCAGGGCCTAGACCTCACCGGCGCCGACTGGGTGATACTAGCCGGCGACGTGAAGCACAGCTTCTCCAGGCTCCTCCGCAGCGAGCGCGAGGAGCTGTCCCGGGTCTTCCAGTACCTGGTCAGGGAGAGGAGCGTACGGGTCACCGTGGTCCGGGGCAACCACGACAACTACCTCCCAATAGTTGCCAAGGACTACGGGGTAGAGATAGTCCAGGAGCTCTACGAGAAAGGTGTGCTCGTCACCCACGGGCACAGGAAGCCCCAGGGCGGCTACCCCGGCAGAGTAGAGGTCGTGGTGATAGGCCACGAGCACCCCAGCTTAAGGCTACGCGACCGCCTAGGCTACGTGGCGAAGCTCCCCGCCTTCCTCTCAGCGCCCTACCCGGCTCTCCAGGCGCGCCTCGTAGTCCTCCCAGCCGTGGGCCAGTACCAGACTGGCACCACGATATCCCTCAGCCCCGACACCTACCTCTCCCCGATACTCCGCGAAGAGGTCCCCCTGGCCGAGGTCAAGCCCTACGTGCTCGCCGAGGAGCTAGGCGTGCTCGAGTTCCCCGAGCTAGCGCTCCTGGAGGACCTCCTAGACCAGGTAGAGCTCTAG
- a CDS encoding alpha/beta hydrolase codes for MPGLGQRGKRLLLAVVAALALVVFVVVPAYVAYSSLHPESCQPVAPEGLSYEEFSVTAEDGVVVRGWVLGPGAGGDAVFVLMHGYTGCRSSPYVAVLARGLVERGYPVAVFDFRGHGLSGGSTTIGPREVLDARAVVGYVSERFPGRRIILVGFSMGGAVAIVEGAGDPRVYAVAADSPYYRLRDVIPRWLEYKTPLPGWVGVLAGFYGRLMAGVDLDFGPAGVERVDKPLLVVYGPRDPLVTRDEARSLAARSPCGRLVEVPGAGHVEAVDVLGPGRYADMLIELAHEECPPGAGG; via the coding sequence GTGCCTGGGCTCGGCCAGCGCGGTAAGAGGCTGCTCCTGGCCGTTGTGGCTGCCTTGGCGCTTGTCGTGTTCGTTGTTGTCCCGGCCTATGTAGCGTATAGCAGCCTCCACCCGGAGAGCTGCCAGCCCGTTGCGCCGGAAGGGCTCAGCTACGAGGAGTTCAGCGTGACCGCGGAGGATGGTGTGGTGGTTCGGGGCTGGGTGCTGGGCCCCGGTGCTGGGGGCGATGCTGTGTTCGTGTTGATGCACGGGTATACTGGGTGCCGCTCGTCGCCCTACGTGGCTGTGCTGGCCCGGGGGCTCGTGGAGCGGGGGTACCCGGTGGCTGTGTTCGACTTCCGGGGCCACGGGCTGAGCGGGGGCTCGACGACGATTGGGCCCCGGGAGGTGCTGGATGCCCGGGCTGTGGTGGGCTATGTCTCGGAGCGGTTCCCCGGCCGCCGGATAATATTGGTGGGGTTCAGTATGGGCGGCGCTGTAGCGATCGTGGAGGGTGCTGGGGACCCGCGGGTCTACGCGGTGGCTGCTGATAGCCCGTACTACAGGCTCCGGGACGTCATACCCCGGTGGCTGGAGTACAAGACGCCGCTGCCGGGCTGGGTGGGCGTGCTGGCCGGGTTCTACGGGAGGCTGATGGCGGGCGTTGACCTCGACTTCGGCCCCGCGGGGGTGGAGCGCGTGGATAAGCCGTTGCTGGTGGTGTATGGGCCCCGGGACCCGCTGGTGACAAGGGACGAGGCGAGGAGCCTGGCGGCCCGTAGCCCGTGTGGCCGTCTCGTCGAGGTCCCTGGGGCTGGCCACGTGGAGGCGGTGGATGTGCTTGGCCCGGGCCGCTACGCAGACATGCTGATAGAGCTGGCGCACGAGGAGTGCCCTCCGGGGGCCGGTGGCTGA
- a CDS encoding PIN domain-containing protein, whose amino-acid sequence MKKGLVGIDTNILVHALIVQDEAKHEAAKRLLRDIVEHGDRYILSYQVIGELYSTMLRIAPSLMEEAIALARLLARRLRLIHYTASELENATRTSTPKRFWDTVLALTYRRHGATLILAENTQDFRGLIQAMNPFTGEEA is encoded by the coding sequence ATGAAGAAGGGGCTGGTGGGCATTGATACGAACATCCTTGTGCACGCGCTGATAGTGCAGGACGAGGCGAAGCACGAGGCTGCCAAGAGGCTGCTCCGGGATATAGTGGAGCATGGCGACAGGTACATTCTGAGCTACCAGGTGATAGGCGAGCTCTATAGCACGATGCTAAGGATCGCGCCCAGCCTCATGGAGGAGGCTATAGCGCTAGCCCGCCTCCTAGCGCGTAGGTTGAGACTCATACACTACACGGCAAGCGAGCTAGAGAACGCGACGAGGACGAGCACGCCCAAGAGGTTCTGGGACACCGTGCTGGCCCTAACCTATCGGAGGCATGGAGCCACCCTCATACTCGCCGAGAACACCCAGGACTTCCGCGGGCTAATACAGGCAATGAACCCGTTCACAGGTGAAGAGGCGTGA
- a CDS encoding glycosyltransferase family 2 protein, translated as MQQSGRRGEEGGGEPLLSVVVPTYNERENLPRLLEEVDRVLRSRGVSYEVVVVDDDSPDGTWRVAEELARERGLPVRVVRRRGERGLGSAIARGLREARGRYIVVMDADLQHPPEAIPRLLEEARRSGADLVVASRYARGGGVEGWSKTRLLVSRVACLLAHLVLPEARATSDPMSGFFLVSRRLAGRAPREPRSWKILLDLLVAARGSVSEVPYVFRRRAAGESKLGAREMLDYLRHLLVLSGYRPVKFALVGASGTLVNLAVLRLIHGGLGAPLPLAFLAAFEASLTWNYLLHDAWTFRGQRPPGLASKLRYWLRYHAAALGGLAAYMAVGMALASLGVDYLLAGLAGIVAGFLANYTLSVYKVWHRPPSGDDTGRGRPKG; from the coding sequence ATGCAGCAGAGTGGCAGGCGGGGGGAGGAGGGGGGCGGCGAGCCCCTGCTATCGGTGGTGGTGCCGACCTACAACGAGCGGGAGAACCTGCCCCGGCTACTGGAGGAGGTCGACCGGGTCCTAAGGAGCCGGGGGGTAAGCTACGAGGTCGTGGTCGTGGACGATGATAGCCCGGACGGGACCTGGAGGGTCGCAGAGGAGCTGGCCCGGGAGCGGGGGCTCCCGGTCCGGGTGGTGAGGAGGCGGGGCGAGCGGGGCCTCGGCAGCGCGATCGCGCGGGGGCTCCGGGAGGCACGGGGCCGCTACATAGTGGTGATGGACGCTGACCTCCAGCACCCGCCGGAGGCTATCCCCAGGCTCCTCGAGGAGGCCAGGAGGAGCGGCGCGGACCTCGTGGTCGCGTCGCGCTACGCCCGGGGCGGCGGGGTGGAGGGCTGGAGCAAGACACGCCTCCTGGTCTCCCGTGTCGCGTGCCTCCTAGCCCACCTCGTGCTCCCCGAGGCCCGGGCGACCAGCGACCCAATGAGCGGCTTCTTCCTAGTATCCCGGAGGCTCGCCGGGAGGGCCCCCAGGGAGCCGCGGAGCTGGAAGATACTCCTCGACCTCCTCGTCGCGGCCAGGGGTAGCGTCTCCGAGGTCCCCTACGTGTTCCGCCGCCGCGCCGCTGGGGAGAGCAAGCTCGGGGCCAGGGAGATGCTGGACTACCTGCGGCACCTGCTCGTGCTATCCGGGTACCGGCCGGTCAAGTTCGCCCTCGTGGGCGCCTCGGGCACCCTGGTGAACCTCGCGGTGCTCCGGCTCATCCACGGAGGCCTTGGCGCGCCGCTCCCCCTCGCGTTCCTAGCCGCCTTCGAGGCCTCGCTGACCTGGAACTACCTGCTCCACGACGCCTGGACCTTCCGAGGCCAGCGGCCCCCGGGCCTAGCGAGCAAGCTACGGTACTGGCTCCGCTACCACGCAGCCGCCCTGGGCGGCCTCGCAGCATACATGGCGGTTGGCATGGCGCTAGCGTCTCTGGGAGTGGACTACCTGCTAGCAGGCCTAGCCGGGATAGTCGCCGGCTTCCTGGCCAACTACACGCTCTCGGTCTACAAGGTGTGGCACCGGCCACCCAGCGGGGACGACACGGGACGCGGGCGGCCAAAAGGCTAA